A single Mus caroli chromosome 15, CAROLI_EIJ_v1.1, whole genome shotgun sequence DNA region contains:
- the Ncf4 gene encoding neutrophil cytosol factor 4 has translation MALAQQLRSESDFEQLPDDVAVSANIADIEEKRGFTSHFVFVIEVKTKGGSKYLIYRRYRQFYALQSKLEERFGPESKNSPFTCSLPTLPAKVYMGAKQEIAETRIPALNAYMKNLLSLPVCVLMDPDVRIFFYQSAYDAEQVPQALRRLRPRTRKIKGVSSQGAIMDRMEAPRAEALFDFTGNSKLELSFKAGDVIFLLSKINKDWLEGTSQGATGIFPGSFVKILKDFPEDEDTTNWLRCYFYEDTGKTIKDIAVEEDLSSTPLFKDLLALMRREFQREDIALNYQDAEGDLVRLLSDEDVGLMVKQARGLPSQKRLFPWKLHVTQKDNYSVYNTVP, from the exons ATGGCCCTGGCCCAGCAGCTGCGATCAGAGAG CGACTTTGAGCAGCTTCCAGATGATGTGGCCGTCTCAGCCAACATCGCTGACATCGAGGAGAAGAGGGGCTTCACCAGCCACTTT GTTTTTGTCATTGAGGTCAAAACAAAAGGAGGGTCCAAGTATCTCATCTATCGTCGATATCGCCAGTTCTACGCCCTGCAGAGCAAGCTGGAGGAGCGGTTTGGGCCAGAGAGCAAGAACAGCCCTTTCACCTGCAGCCTGCCCACATTGCCAG CCAAAGTCTACATGGGTGCAAAACAAGAGATCGCTGAGACTAGGATCCCGGCCCTCAATGCCTACATGAAG AACCTCCTGAGCCTGCCGGTCTGCGTGCTGATGGACCCCGACGTCAGGATCTTCTTCTATCAGTCTGCATACGATGCCGAACAGGTGCCCCAGGCACTCCGCAGGCTCCGACCGCGCACGCGCAAAAT CAAGGGTGTGTCTTCACAAGGGGCCATCATGGACCGCATGGAAGCTCCAAGAGCAGAG GCCTTGTTTGACTTCACTGGGAACAGCAAACTGGAGCTAAGTTTCAAAGCTGGAGATGTGATCTTCCTTCTCAGTAAGATCAACAAAGACTGGCTGGAG GGCACATCCCAGGGAGCCACAGGCATCTTCCCAGGGTCCTTCGTGAAGATCCTTAAGGACTTTCCCGAGGACGAGGACACCACCAACTGGCTACGATGCTACTTCTATGAAGACACAGGCAAAACCATCAA GGACATTGCGGTGGAGGAGGACCTCAGCAGCACCCCCCTGTTCAAAGACCTGCTAGCGCTCATGAG GCGTGAGTTCCAGAGAGAGGACATTGCCCTTAACTACCAGGATGCTGAGGGGGACTTGGTTAGGCTGCTGTCAGATGAGGATGTGGGACTCATGGTGAAGCAAGCCCGAGGCCTCCCTTCCCAGAAGCGCCTCTTTCCCTGGAAGCTGCATGTCACACAGAAGGACAACTACAGTGTCTACAACACTGTCCCCTGA